In the Leptospira bourretii genome, one interval contains:
- a CDS encoding pyridoxal phosphate-dependent aminotransferase: MKLVAKRLDVVEPSPTLAITAKANQLKASGLDVVGFGAGEPDFDTPTHIKEAAKKAMDQGKTKYTPVSGTVSLKEAIIRKFETENGLKYEKNQIIVGTGGKQVLYNFFMATLNPGDEVIIPAPYWVSYADIVRLAEGTPVIVSTDISSGFKITAEQLEKAITPKTKVFIFNSPSNPTGAAYTRSDVEALVKVLEPKDIITVSDDIYEKIIYDGLEFVNPAMISEKMKEKTFVINGVSKAYSMTGWRIGYGVGNAEIVKNMDTMQGQSTSNASSISQAAAEAALAGDQTPVAEMLKAFDKRRKLIVGLLREIPGVECRMPEGAFYAFPYITGVYETPGFKRLLSEKKETSYSKLFCDVLLDKYNVAAVPGIAFGDDKAIRLSYALGDKDIEKGVARIKQMIEDLQK; encoded by the coding sequence ATGAAACTTGTAGCAAAACGACTGGATGTCGTAGAACCTTCTCCCACTCTCGCGATCACTGCTAAAGCCAATCAGTTGAAAGCGAGTGGACTTGATGTTGTTGGATTTGGAGCAGGGGAACCTGACTTTGATACACCAACACATATCAAAGAAGCTGCCAAAAAGGCAATGGACCAAGGGAAAACCAAATACACTCCTGTGAGTGGAACTGTTTCTTTGAAAGAGGCCATCATTCGTAAATTTGAAACTGAAAACGGACTCAAATACGAAAAGAACCAAATCATTGTAGGAACAGGTGGAAAACAAGTTCTCTACAATTTTTTTATGGCGACTCTCAATCCTGGTGACGAGGTGATCATCCCTGCACCGTATTGGGTAAGTTATGCGGATATCGTTCGTTTGGCGGAAGGAACTCCTGTCATTGTTTCGACTGATATTTCCAGTGGATTTAAAATCACGGCAGAACAATTAGAAAAAGCCATCACTCCCAAAACTAAAGTTTTTATTTTTAATTCTCCATCGAACCCAACAGGTGCGGCTTACACTCGTTCGGATGTAGAAGCACTTGTAAAGGTTTTGGAACCAAAAGATATCATTACAGTTTCGGATGATATTTACGAAAAAATCATTTATGATGGATTGGAATTTGTAAATCCTGCTATGATCTCCGAGAAGATGAAGGAAAAAACCTTTGTCATCAATGGTGTGTCCAAAGCATATTCGATGACAGGTTGGAGGATTGGATACGGGGTAGGAAACGCAGAGATTGTTAAAAACATGGACACCATGCAAGGCCAATCCACAAGCAATGCCTCTTCCATTTCCCAAGCAGCTGCTGAGGCAGCTCTCGCTGGTGACCAAACACCTGTGGCAGAAATGCTCAAGGCTTTTGATAAACGTCGTAAACTCATCGTGGGACTATTACGTGAGATTCCAGGTGTAGAATGCCGGATGCCAGAAGGTGCTTTTTATGCATTCCCATATATAACAGGTGTGTATGAAACTCCTGGGTTCAAACGCCTTCTTTCGGAGAAAAAAGAAACTTCTTACTCCAAACTTTTTTGTGATGTCCTCCTTGATAAATACAATGTGGCCGCAGTGCCTGGTATTGCCTTTGGAGATGATAAAGCCATTCGATTGTCTTATGCGTTAGGTGATAAGGACATCGAAAAAGGTGTGGCTCGTATCAAACAAATGATTGAGGATTTACAAAAGTAA
- a CDS encoding alpha/beta fold hydrolase has translation MKLSYKLYLFQPNSENEKSLGDIIILHGLFGSSKNWVTVAKFLSNFGSVYTVDQRNHGDSPHATEHSIRLMSEDLEEFILDHQIKNPILFGHSMGGLVAMYFDFTHPGVLNALVVQDIAPRSYPFAYDQEIQSMSFPLEGFTSRADIDTEMAKFLPDTFIRQFLQMSLERLDSGEYRWKLNVAGLNQARRVFDHPFPEKISSDTNTLFILGGSSDYITDSDKTLIQEIFSRLTMESILGGGHYIHYTHQAEYLGILKNWFQSKISNH, from the coding sequence GTGAAACTAAGTTACAAACTGTATCTATTCCAACCAAATTCAGAAAATGAAAAATCTTTAGGAGATATTATCATCTTACATGGATTATTCGGTTCATCAAAAAACTGGGTAACTGTGGCAAAGTTTTTATCAAACTTCGGTTCAGTTTATACTGTTGACCAAAGAAACCATGGAGATTCTCCCCATGCTACTGAACACTCTATCCGATTGATGTCAGAGGATTTGGAAGAATTCATTTTGGATCACCAAATCAAAAATCCGATTTTATTTGGTCATTCTATGGGCGGGCTTGTGGCAATGTATTTTGATTTTACGCATCCCGGCGTTTTGAATGCTTTGGTTGTGCAAGACATTGCGCCTAGGTCCTATCCTTTCGCTTACGATCAGGAAATCCAGTCTATGTCTTTTCCGTTGGAAGGATTTACCTCTCGAGCTGACATTGATACTGAGATGGCAAAATTTTTACCGGATACATTTATTCGTCAGTTTTTACAAATGAGTTTGGAAAGGTTAGATTCGGGTGAGTATCGTTGGAAATTAAATGTGGCCGGACTGAATCAGGCAAGGCGAGTATTTGATCATCCTTTTCCTGAAAAAATATCTTCCGACACAAATACACTTTTTATTCTTGGTGGCTCTTCTGATTATATTACAGATTCAGATAAAACCTTAATTCAGGAAATTTTTTCCCGTTTAACAATGGAAAGTATTTTGGGAGGTGGTCACTATATTCATTATACCCACCAAGCAGAGTATTTAGGAATTTTGAAGAATTGGTTTCAATCGAAAATCTCCAACCACTGA
- a CDS encoding DNA repair helicase XPB: MTKPLTVQSDKTMLLEVDNPEFEACRDLVSKFAELEKSPEYMHTYRISPLSLWNAASIKMTADEIIEGLTKFARYSVPKNVMNEVREQISRYGKVKLVKEESGELYIISNEKGFITEIANNRAVQPFVDGMEGDKIRIKKEYRGHIKQALIKIGFPVEDLAGYDEGNKYPFNLRPVTVGGIKFGMRDYQRASVEAFHAGGRNEGGSGVVVLPCGAGKTIVGMGVMQIVGAETLILVTNTLSIRQWRNEILDKTDIPESDIGEYSGELKEIKPITIATYNILTHRKKKGGDFTHFHIFSANNWGLIVYDEVHLLPAPVFRMTSELQAKRRLGLTATLVREDGLEEDVFSLIGPKKYDVPWKELEAKSWIAEANCVEIRVPMEDDLRMKYSVADDREKFRLASENPEKLRAISYILKKHSTNNILVIGQYINQLEEISNTFKIPLITGKTPLPERQELYQAFRTGQIKQLVVSKVANFSIDLPDANIAIQVSGTFGSRQEEAQRLGRILRPKAQDNTAIFYSLISRDTNEERFGQNRQLFLTEQGYEYEIYTLDQFKETVPEESLTK; the protein is encoded by the coding sequence ATGACCAAGCCACTCACCGTACAAAGTGACAAAACAATGCTTCTAGAGGTGGATAACCCAGAATTTGAAGCCTGTCGGGACCTCGTTTCCAAGTTTGCTGAGCTCGAAAAAAGCCCGGAATATATGCATACGTATCGCATTTCTCCACTTTCTTTGTGGAATGCGGCATCCATTAAAATGACGGCAGATGAGATCATTGAAGGTTTAACTAAGTTTGCTCGTTATTCCGTTCCTAAAAACGTAATGAATGAAGTGAGAGAACAAATCTCTCGTTACGGAAAAGTAAAACTAGTAAAAGAAGAATCGGGGGAATTGTATATCATTTCCAACGAAAAAGGATTCATTACTGAAATTGCGAATAACCGCGCCGTTCAACCCTTTGTGGATGGAATGGAAGGTGATAAAATTCGTATCAAAAAAGAATACCGTGGCCACATCAAACAAGCGTTAATTAAAATTGGTTTCCCTGTGGAAGACCTTGCCGGTTACGATGAAGGAAATAAATATCCGTTTAATTTACGTCCTGTTACCGTTGGTGGTATCAAGTTTGGTATGCGTGACTACCAAAGAGCTTCGGTGGAAGCCTTCCATGCTGGTGGCCGGAATGAAGGTGGATCTGGGGTTGTGGTCCTTCCTTGTGGTGCCGGAAAAACCATTGTGGGGATGGGGGTTATGCAAATTGTCGGAGCAGAAACTCTGATTCTAGTCACGAACACTTTGTCCATTCGTCAGTGGAGAAACGAAATTTTAGACAAAACCGATATCCCTGAATCAGACATCGGTGAGTATTCGGGTGAACTCAAAGAAATCAAACCCATTACCATTGCAACTTACAATATCTTAACTCATAGGAAGAAAAAAGGTGGGGACTTCACACACTTTCATATTTTCAGTGCCAACAACTGGGGACTGATTGTTTATGATGAGGTTCACTTATTACCAGCTCCTGTATTTCGTATGACTTCGGAACTCCAAGCCAAACGTAGGTTAGGTTTGACTGCGACACTTGTGCGGGAAGATGGATTGGAAGAAGATGTGTTCTCACTGATTGGTCCTAAAAAGTATGATGTGCCTTGGAAAGAACTCGAAGCCAAGTCTTGGATTGCAGAAGCCAATTGTGTGGAAATTCGTGTGCCAATGGAAGATGACCTTCGTATGAAGTATTCTGTGGCGGATGACCGTGAGAAGTTCCGTTTGGCATCAGAAAACCCTGAAAAACTCCGCGCGATCAGTTACATTCTAAAAAAACACTCCACTAACAACATTTTGGTGATTGGACAATACATCAATCAGTTAGAAGAAATTTCCAATACTTTCAAAATCCCTTTGATTACCGGGAAAACTCCTCTTCCTGAAAGACAAGAACTTTACCAGGCCTTCCGTACAGGACAAATCAAACAACTTGTGGTTTCGAAAGTTGCGAACTTTTCCATCGACTTACCAGATGCGAACATTGCCATCCAGGTATCGGGAACTTTTGGTTCCAGACAAGAAGAGGCGCAGCGTTTAGGGCGTATCCTTCGTCCGAAAGCCCAAGACAACACGGCCATTTTTTACTCGCTGATTTCGCGTGATACCAACGAAGAAAGGTTTGGTCAAAACAGACAGCTCTTCCTCACCGAACAAGGGTATGAATACGAAATTTATACTTTGGATCAGTTTAAAGAAACAGTTCCAGAGGAATCACTCACTAAATAG
- a CDS encoding SH3 domain-containing protein, which translates to MKFLPLLKFFRRGMVFSHQLMYFRPKFSFRIRIGFSLFFVAVLIFVIISNGLLISAPIVQEKSKQTKPSELFKRDSNSLIVIPVIGLNLHLFADQKSDVLRKLKFGEPVSFDKDSLESPKEDWIPVKLEDGLSGFIKRSVVRSVPPKQYLSTLLFEAERMILSNQIDFVAKQEITDTIFAISSTGKFTGDDFIFIRAKAGFFLKKTVDLMNTKGIKPDNDPGTLEFLKRHQTRLLYDYNSGKYYVDSNYFWKLLEAYPKTKHSDYAGYLATESMPNADCNVDLKCRLEEMRKGKLRYIYLFPTGNYINLYTKDLVNNLQSMTKDPDSIPCFAPVGEGIKSEINQMIRYASEIGPREKKQILPHLQILKKECFR; encoded by the coding sequence ATGAAGTTCCTCCCTTTACTGAAATTCTTTCGTAGAGGGATGGTCTTTTCTCATCAACTGATGTATTTCAGGCCAAAGTTTTCCTTTCGCATTCGAATTGGTTTTTCTCTTTTTTTCGTTGCAGTTTTGATCTTTGTAATCATCTCTAATGGTTTGCTGATTTCCGCTCCGATCGTACAAGAAAAATCAAAACAAACAAAACCTTCTGAACTATTCAAACGAGACTCAAATTCTCTGATTGTCATTCCAGTGATTGGACTCAACTTACATTTGTTTGCTGATCAGAAAAGTGATGTTTTGCGGAAACTTAAGTTTGGTGAACCAGTTTCCTTTGACAAGGATTCGCTGGAAAGCCCCAAAGAAGATTGGATTCCTGTAAAATTAGAAGACGGGCTTTCCGGGTTTATCAAACGTTCCGTTGTCCGTTCGGTTCCTCCGAAACAGTATTTGTCTACCTTATTATTTGAAGCAGAACGAATGATTCTTTCCAATCAAATTGATTTTGTTGCCAAACAAGAGATTACAGATACTATTTTTGCCATTTCTTCTACGGGAAAATTTACAGGGGATGATTTTATATTTATCCGAGCCAAGGCTGGATTTTTCCTAAAAAAAACAGTCGATCTTATGAATACAAAGGGAATCAAACCGGACAATGATCCAGGTACTTTGGAATTTTTAAAACGCCACCAAACCAGGTTATTGTATGATTACAATTCTGGGAAATACTATGTAGATTCGAATTATTTTTGGAAACTATTAGAGGCCTATCCAAAAACCAAACATTCGGATTACGCTGGTTATTTGGCAACAGAAAGTATGCCAAATGCCGATTGTAATGTAGATTTAAAATGCCGTTTGGAAGAAATGAGAAAGGGGAAACTTCGTTATATCTATTTATTTCCCACAGGTAATTATATTAATTTATACACTAAAGATTTAGTAAACAATCTGCAATCGATGACAAAAGATCCCGATTCTATCCCTTGTTTTGCTCCAGTAGGGGAAGGGATCAAATCTGAAATCAATCAAATGATTCGATATGCTTCAGAGATTGGACCTCGTGAAAAAAAACAAATCCTCCCTCATTTGCAAATCCTAAAGAAAGAATGTTTTCGTTAA
- the dusA gene encoding tRNA dihydrouridine(20/20a) synthase DusA: protein MMDWTDRHFRFFIRLISKQTLLYTEMVTTGAILRGKDNHRYLDFSKEEHPVALQLGGDSPMALAECAKIGEDYGYNEINLNVGCPSDRVQSGSFGACLMKEPDLVAEMVSACKAKVKIPVTVKHRIGVNGKESYEDLYHFVSKIKEAGVDHSIIHARIAILEGLSPKENRTVPPLRYEDVYRLKDEFPDFPITINGGIKTHAEIKEHLTKVDGVMMGRAAYDNPFLFQEVDQLYFGAKENPLSREEVLRELISYIHSALEKEGKVHHILRHILGLYYGEKGAREFRKFLTDRMHTTGANESILEDYLER from the coding sequence ATGATGGACTGGACGGACAGACATTTCCGTTTTTTTATCCGACTTATCTCCAAACAAACGTTACTTTATACGGAGATGGTGACTACAGGTGCCATCCTTCGTGGAAAAGACAATCATAGATATTTAGATTTTTCCAAAGAGGAACATCCCGTTGCTCTTCAGTTAGGTGGTGATTCACCCATGGCACTGGCGGAATGTGCCAAAATTGGGGAAGATTATGGTTATAACGAAATCAATCTGAATGTGGGTTGTCCTTCGGACCGAGTACAAAGTGGCAGTTTTGGGGCATGTCTCATGAAAGAACCAGACCTTGTGGCTGAGATGGTTTCCGCTTGTAAGGCAAAGGTCAAAATTCCAGTTACCGTCAAACATCGGATTGGTGTGAACGGAAAAGAAAGTTACGAGGATTTATATCATTTTGTTTCTAAAATTAAGGAAGCAGGAGTGGATCATAGTATTATTCATGCAAGGATTGCCATTTTAGAAGGACTTTCTCCCAAAGAGAATCGAACGGTTCCTCCCCTCCGATATGAAGATGTTTACCGACTGAAAGATGAGTTTCCCGATTTTCCCATTACTATCAATGGGGGAATTAAAACCCACGCTGAGATTAAAGAACATCTAACAAAGGTAGATGGAGTGATGATGGGACGGGCGGCTTATGACAATCCATTTTTATTTCAGGAAGTGGACCAATTGTATTTTGGAGCAAAAGAAAATCCTCTTTCGAGAGAAGAAGTCCTTCGTGAGCTTATTTCCTATATTCACTCGGCTCTCGAAAAAGAGGGAAAAGTGCATCATATTCTACGACATATTTTGGGACTTTATTATGGAGAAAAGGGTGCCAGAGAGTTTCGAAAATTTCTCACAGATCGAATGCATACGACAGGAGCAAACGAATCTATTTTAGAGGATTATTTAGAACGTTAA
- a CDS encoding CsgG/HfaB family protein: MKLYLACLALLLSLSFTNCRTMDAAVQYPESGKTDLGISKVAVLLFDIEEAKWGDEFTDAVSLQIAKLLPIKVIEREQLSKVVNEQSFSKTGIIDTQTAVRLGKVLGVDALVFGRGSALKKYDEKGKLIPNLVDTVSLKIVHIESGHVIVNARKKPGADWTIGKLIQYSLGLGLIWSREDILLTTSQYDFVAESLVERIVSELKK; encoded by the coding sequence ATGAAACTATATTTAGCGTGCTTAGCCCTCCTCCTTAGTCTTTCCTTCACAAACTGTCGAACGATGGATGCTGCTGTCCAATACCCAGAATCGGGAAAAACGGATTTAGGAATTTCAAAAGTGGCAGTTCTACTTTTTGACATTGAAGAGGCCAAATGGGGAGATGAATTCACCGATGCAGTCTCTTTACAAATTGCAAAATTACTTCCAATCAAAGTAATCGAAAGAGAACAACTTTCAAAAGTAGTAAACGAACAAAGTTTTTCTAAAACTGGAATCATTGACACACAAACAGCCGTTCGATTGGGAAAAGTGCTTGGTGTGGATGCATTGGTTTTTGGTCGAGGATCTGCACTCAAAAAATACGATGAAAAAGGAAAACTCATCCCCAATTTAGTGGATACAGTTTCCCTCAAAATAGTTCATATAGAATCAGGCCATGTCATCGTCAATGCTCGTAAAAAACCGGGAGCAGATTGGACCATAGGAAAATTAATCCAATATAGCTTAGGACTTGGGCTTATCTGGAGTCGTGAGGACATTTTGTTAACCACGAGCCAATATGATTTTGTTGCCGAGAGTCTAGTAGAACGAATCGTTTCAGAACTAAAGAAATAA
- a CDS encoding alpha/beta hydrolase has product MKKILSTFIIVFTFFLLGAGYYFSSSIVSFPVTTLEEDKTKLKINSISEFGLPEPESIRFQNGNLRLRGWYFKNPKKKKCGVVLLHGHTRTRFGVLKYAPLFWKRGCSLFLYDARHHGESGGEYGTYGFYEKIDLERAIEFFSEISTVPEEQIGIFGASFGAATALQYAEGRNDFAFVIADSPFMDMRSIVEKRAVDLYSPVVLFLSPIALSLAELRADFLVDEVSPKKAAKFISLPVLLIHSNTDEITPVSHSEEIFQNLKSNRKQLVETDWGANHCKSIDVRPSEYESIVNSFLKEHTSFPK; this is encoded by the coding sequence ATGAAAAAGATTCTCAGTACGTTTATCATTGTTTTCACCTTTTTTTTGCTAGGTGCAGGCTATTATTTTTCATCTTCCATTGTCTCCTTTCCCGTCACTACCTTAGAAGAGGATAAGACGAAATTAAAGATCAATTCCATTTCTGAATTTGGACTCCCTGAACCAGAATCCATTCGATTTCAAAATGGAAATCTTCGTTTGCGTGGTTGGTATTTCAAAAATCCAAAAAAGAAAAAATGTGGTGTTGTTTTGCTTCACGGACATACGAGAACACGTTTTGGTGTATTGAAATATGCCCCCTTGTTTTGGAAACGAGGTTGCAGTTTGTTCCTCTATGATGCTCGTCATCACGGGGAAAGTGGAGGAGAATACGGAACGTACGGATTTTATGAAAAAATTGATTTAGAAAGGGCCATTGAGTTCTTTTCCGAGATTAGCACAGTTCCAGAAGAACAGATTGGAATTTTTGGTGCTTCGTTTGGTGCAGCGACGGCATTACAATATGCAGAAGGACGAAATGATTTTGCATTTGTGATTGCGGATTCCCCTTTTATGGATATGCGTTCGATTGTAGAAAAAAGAGCCGTCGATTTGTATTCACCGGTGGTACTTTTTCTATCTCCCATCGCCCTTTCTCTCGCGGAACTTCGTGCCGATTTTCTTGTGGATGAAGTTTCTCCTAAAAAAGCCGCAAAATTTATATCTTTGCCAGTACTTTTGATTCATTCAAACACAGATGAGATTACTCCGGTTTCTCATTCTGAGGAAATTTTTCAAAATTTAAAATCGAACCGTAAACAATTGGTGGAAACGGATTGGGGAGCTAATCATTGTAAGTCGATTGACGTTCGCCCGAGTGAATACGAATCCATAGTAAATTCTTTTCTAAAAGAACATACTTCCTTCCCAAAGTGA
- a CDS encoding Dps family protein: MMKINIGIPEEERSAISESLKKLLADTYTLYQKTHSYHWNVTGPMFQTLHILFMTQYTELWNAIDPIAERIRSLGYYAPMGGWEFAKYSSIAEDKEVPKAQDMIKHLVEGNEAVIRTARAAYAPAEKGNDQATLDLLTQRLDIHEKTAWMLRSLLEE, encoded by the coding sequence ATGATGAAAATTAATATTGGAATCCCAGAAGAAGAAAGAAGTGCAATCTCAGAGTCTTTAAAAAAACTTTTAGCAGATACGTACACTTTGTACCAAAAAACTCATAGTTACCATTGGAACGTAACAGGGCCAATGTTTCAAACTTTGCATATTCTGTTTATGACACAGTATACTGAACTTTGGAATGCAATTGATCCCATTGCTGAAAGGATTCGATCTCTTGGATACTATGCACCAATGGGTGGTTGGGAATTTGCAAAATATTCTAGCATCGCAGAAGACAAAGAAGTTCCGAAAGCCCAAGATATGATCAAACATTTAGTGGAAGGAAATGAAGCAGTCATTCGTACGGCTCGGGCAGCCTACGCACCAGCGGAAAAAGGAAACGACCAAGCTACATTGGACTTACTCACACAACGTTTGGACATTCACGAAAAAACAGCATGGATGTTAAGATCCTTACTGGAAGAATAA
- a CDS encoding LA_0442/LA_0875 N-terminal domain-containing protein codes for MKKTLLIIFLCLVTLPLFAVNTVILKNGKTLKGKVTDQNERGLTVQTAEGSQTVSKSQILKVIYKDVSEQEAEKIRIAEEKKLREKEEKEKAKLEKERLLAEAKEQKRLEEEAKLAEQTRLAEEKNKGTLAEKEARAEAEWLATRKLGPSPAAAQCGGRLALIWRSALIPGWGQYCGGYTVSAGTFGTLFFGTLLYSLGPLRTEEQNAKSHYDTMVLINQIGGPGTRFNAQNVSLPSEFIGGFVETSIMEDLITKSKNNAKEANIKYLAGLGTAGIIYITNVIHAYMIGRDRYPDRPSVSTGGKQIREGFDWDSGFDKPYSVTGIRPQTNAVYAEVRYSILF; via the coding sequence ATGAAAAAAACACTTTTAATAATATTTCTGTGCCTTGTGACCCTTCCCCTATTCGCAGTCAATACTGTCATTCTAAAAAATGGGAAAACATTAAAAGGGAAAGTTACCGACCAAAATGAACGAGGACTCACTGTGCAAACCGCAGAAGGATCACAAACCGTTTCTAAATCCCAAATTTTAAAAGTAATTTATAAAGATGTAAGCGAACAAGAAGCCGAAAAGATCAGGATCGCTGAAGAGAAAAAATTACGAGAAAAAGAAGAAAAAGAAAAAGCGAAACTTGAAAAAGAAAGACTACTGGCAGAAGCAAAAGAACAGAAACGTTTGGAAGAAGAAGCAAAACTTGCGGAACAAACAAGACTCGCTGAAGAAAAAAACAAAGGAACACTAGCGGAAAAAGAAGCAAGAGCCGAAGCAGAATGGCTCGCAACAAGAAAACTAGGTCCTTCTCCGGCAGCAGCCCAGTGCGGAGGCCGACTAGCATTGATTTGGCGATCTGCATTAATCCCTGGATGGGGTCAGTATTGTGGTGGTTATACTGTATCAGCCGGGACCTTTGGTACTTTATTTTTTGGCACTCTTCTCTATTCACTTGGGCCTCTACGCACCGAAGAACAAAATGCAAAGTCCCATTACGATACAATGGTCTTAATCAACCAAATCGGAGGACCAGGCACCAGATTCAATGCACAAAATGTGAGTTTGCCTTCTGAATTTATTGGTGGATTTGTTGAGACTTCCATTATGGAAGATCTAATCACAAAAAGTAAAAACAATGCCAAAGAAGCTAATATCAAATATTTGGCTGGGCTTGGAACAGCTGGAATCATTTACATCACCAATGTCATCCATGCCTATATGATTGGAAGGGACCGGTATCCCGATCGCCCTTCTGTCAGCACTGGAGGCAAACAAATTAGAGAAGGTTTCGACTGGGATTCTGGCTTTGACAAACCATACTCAGTCACAGGCATTCGCCCACAAACCAATGCAGTTTATGCCGAAGTTCGGTATTCCATTCTATTCTAA